A region from the Priestia filamentosa genome encodes:
- a CDS encoding ABC transporter ATP-binding protein gives MENMVEVRELQKVIGKNTIIDNLSFSIRKGEIIGLVGPNGAGKTTTIRMMVGLISMNSGDVLINGHSIKQEFEKTLEGVGAIVENPEFYPYLTGRQNLLHFARMHKNVTKERMKEVAEWLEIDSYLDKKVKTYSLGMRQRLGLAQALLHNPKFLILDEPTNGLDPAGIREFRLLLKKLSHERGLSVLVSSHLLAEIEQMCDRIVVISKGKLVRVQDVKENSTDDTSSIYELQCDQAENVVAYLTEKGLKAEQKEDLVQVSITKLEASPLMKELLDHGFTLYRFNPVRKTLEDSFFEMTGGDQK, from the coding sequence ATGGAAAACATGGTTGAAGTTCGTGAACTTCAAAAAGTAATCGGTAAAAACACCATTATTGATAATCTTTCTTTTTCAATTCGAAAGGGCGAGATTATTGGCCTTGTTGGCCCAAACGGTGCAGGTAAAACAACAACAATCAGGATGATGGTTGGCCTTATTTCAATGAATAGCGGGGATGTTTTAATTAACGGCCACAGCATCAAACAGGAGTTCGAAAAAACACTTGAGGGCGTTGGAGCAATTGTGGAGAATCCGGAGTTCTACCCTTATCTAACAGGACGTCAGAACCTTCTCCATTTTGCTCGTATGCATAAAAATGTTACAAAGGAACGAATGAAAGAAGTTGCCGAGTGGCTAGAAATTGATTCTTATCTTGATAAAAAGGTGAAAACATATTCACTCGGCATGCGTCAGCGATTAGGTTTAGCTCAAGCTCTCCTACATAATCCTAAGTTTTTAATTTTGGACGAGCCAACAAATGGACTTGATCCTGCTGGTATTCGTGAGTTCCGTCTTCTTTTAAAGAAGCTTTCTCATGAAAGAGGCCTATCTGTGTTAGTTTCTTCACATTTACTTGCTGAGATTGAACAAATGTGTGATCGTATTGTTGTTATTAGTAAAGGGAAGCTTGTTCGCGTACAAGATGTGAAGGAAAACAGTACTGATGATACTTCTTCTATTTATGAATTGCAGTGTGATCAAGCAGAAAACGTTGTCGCTTACTTAACGGAAAAAGGACTAAAAGCGGAGCAAAAAGAAGATCTTGTCCAAGTTTCAATTACAAAGCTTGAAGCTTCCCCTCTGATGAAAGAACTTTTGGATCATGGATTTACGCTTTATCGCTTCAATCCTGTCCGCAAAACACTTGAAGATTCATTCTTTGAAATGACAGGAGGCGACCAAAAATGA
- a CDS encoding MATE family efflux transporter, with product MRHKEYLSLAIPLMLSTMTTPILGAVDTAVVGHVSGATYIGAVAIGSLIFSTIYWLFGFLRVSTSGFSAQAVGKGAKEELLHALTRPIFLALLVGVSFILLQWPIGKIALMVIKPSQEIQELALNYFYIRIWGAPFALITYVILGFLIGTGRVKVSLFLQIGMNVLNIVLDFLFVQGFGWAVKGVAFATLIAEVAGAGVGMIIIAQTFNLSLKKWSFVSAADFSSFKKMLEVNRDLFIRTFCLIVMYNMFTAKGADFGTEILAANAILLQIQFIMAYCLDGFANATSIVVGRAVGSNNESLYNKGLSLTTYWGLIVVCFLSLGYFFMDSALFSLFTNDMSTIEVAKEYSFWLTLFPFATGAGLLFYGVFTGATRAKPIRNSTIFALFFFLTAYFLLPPFYGNHGLWIAFLVFNTGRSLFLIASLPKLKKQVLTKGMSV from the coding sequence ATGAGACATAAAGAATATCTTAGCTTAGCCATTCCGCTTATGCTGTCAACAATGACAACTCCCATTCTCGGTGCTGTTGACACAGCAGTTGTTGGGCATGTAAGCGGAGCTACATATATTGGAGCAGTTGCTATTGGTAGCCTAATTTTCAGCACGATTTATTGGCTGTTTGGTTTTTTAAGAGTAAGCACCTCGGGATTTTCAGCCCAAGCAGTAGGGAAGGGAGCAAAAGAAGAACTTCTTCATGCTTTAACACGGCCGATATTTCTTGCTCTACTTGTTGGCGTTTCTTTTATTTTATTGCAGTGGCCAATCGGCAAGATAGCATTAATGGTTATCAAACCAAGTCAGGAAATTCAGGAACTTGCATTAAACTATTTTTATATCCGCATATGGGGAGCTCCATTTGCACTTATAACATATGTCATATTAGGCTTTTTAATTGGCACTGGACGGGTAAAAGTGTCTCTTTTTCTGCAGATTGGAATGAACGTTCTAAATATCGTTCTCGACTTTTTATTTGTCCAAGGGTTCGGTTGGGCGGTCAAGGGCGTTGCTTTTGCAACCCTTATTGCTGAAGTTGCGGGAGCTGGTGTGGGAATGATCATCATTGCTCAAACATTTAACCTTTCTCTAAAAAAATGGTCATTTGTGAGCGCTGCTGATTTTTCCTCTTTTAAAAAAATGCTTGAAGTCAACCGTGACCTTTTTATTAGAACGTTTTGTTTAATTGTTATGTACAATATGTTTACAGCAAAAGGAGCGGATTTTGGTACGGAAATACTAGCAGCAAATGCCATTCTTCTTCAAATTCAATTTATTATGGCTTATTGCTTAGATGGTTTTGCTAATGCTACAAGTATTGTTGTAGGAAGAGCTGTTGGAAGTAATAACGAATCTCTGTATAACAAAGGTCTTTCGCTTACAACGTATTGGGGGCTCATTGTTGTTTGTTTCTTAAGTTTGGGCTACTTCTTTATGGACAGTGCTTTGTTCTCGTTATTTACAAACGATATGAGCACAATTGAAGTTGCTAAAGAGTATAGTTTTTGGCTCACTCTATTTCCTTTTGCTACAGGTGCTGGTTTACTCTTTTACGGTGTTTTCACAGGAGCAACAAGAGCAAAACCAATTCGAAACTCTACTATTTTTGCACTCTTTTTCTTTTTAACGGCGTATTTCTTGCTCCCCCCGTTTTATGGAAATCATGGGTTGTGGATTGCTTTTTTAGTATTTAACACTGGTCGTTCTTTATTTTTGATTGCTTCTTTGCCAAAGCTGAAAAAACAGGTATTAACCAAAGGGATGTCTGTTTAA
- a CDS encoding DinB family protein yields MEKGLISQFQFLRSGTIRLLETTSEEKADVIPEGFSNSIHWNLGHIAVIQERVLYGLGLRQKPELSEEFISHFDMGTDPKEDGWEKTAPSLEEVKKELTRQLEQFPQTFAGKFGEELVEPFKLGSVEMKTIGELFSFSLWHETLHDGVIKGLNYALKGQSK; encoded by the coding sequence ATGGAAAAAGGTTTAATAAGTCAATTTCAATTTTTACGTTCGGGGACAATTCGTTTACTAGAGACAACGTCAGAGGAAAAGGCTGACGTTATTCCAGAAGGATTCAGCAACTCTATCCACTGGAACTTAGGACATATTGCCGTTATTCAAGAACGCGTGCTATATGGATTAGGATTACGACAAAAACCAGAGCTTTCAGAAGAGTTTATTTCTCATTTTGATATGGGAACAGACCCAAAAGAAGACGGGTGGGAAAAAACAGCTCCATCACTAGAAGAAGTCAAGAAAGAATTGACTCGTCAGCTTGAACAATTTCCTCAAACATTTGCAGGGAAATTTGGTGAGGAGCTTGTTGAACCATTCAAACTTGGAAGTGTGGAAATGAAAACAATTGGAGAGCTTTTTTCTTTCAGCCTTTGGCACGAAACTCTTCATGATGGTGTAATTAAAGGATTGAATTATGCTTTAAAAGGGCAAAGTAAATAA
- a CDS encoding NUDIX hydrolase, which translates to MERYVEQMRKKIGASSLFVPSAMIIVVNEENKVLLLHRKDTETWGLPSGAMELGETFEEAAARQLKEETGLTAHKLQFMDILSGEDYYFKYPNGDEVYNIISVFLAIDPYGSLQCNFKEAKKLSFFSQDNLPPLEKRTSKVLLKVGATILE; encoded by the coding sequence ATGGAAAGATACGTTGAGCAGATGAGAAAGAAAATAGGGGCGTCTTCTCTTTTTGTCCCAAGTGCCATGATTATCGTTGTGAATGAGGAGAATAAAGTACTTTTATTACATAGAAAAGATACAGAAACATGGGGATTGCCGAGTGGAGCTATGGAGCTTGGAGAAACTTTTGAAGAGGCAGCTGCAAGACAGCTCAAAGAAGAAACAGGATTAACAGCTCATAAACTTCAATTTATGGATATTCTTTCAGGGGAAGACTACTATTTTAAATATCCTAACGGTGATGAAGTGTATAATATCATTTCTGTTTTTTTAGCTATTGACCCATACGGAAGCTTGCAGTGTAACTTTAAGGAAGCAAAGAAACTTTCTTTCTTTTCTCAGGACAATTTACCGCCGCTTGAGAAGAGAACGAGTAAAGTATTGCTAAAAGTAGGTGCAACAATACTAGAATAA
- a CDS encoding NUDIX hydrolase — MSENWLAWVQQMQGIAQAGLAYSKDKYDIERFEQLRELSKEILLQYTKVDANMLDTLLEGEVGYPTPKVAVRAVVFQENKILMVQEEQDGLWSLPGGWADIGLSPREVVVKEVKEEAGIEVEPVRLLAIFDQHHHDHPPSFFHIYNLYLLCEVKGGELKAGMETLDVQYCEQENLPPLSVKRVTKAQIDTFFRFLENPNMETIVD, encoded by the coding sequence GTGAGTGAAAACTGGTTAGCATGGGTACAACAAATGCAGGGAATTGCGCAAGCGGGATTAGCATACTCAAAAGATAAGTATGATATTGAACGTTTCGAACAACTTAGAGAACTAAGTAAAGAAATTTTGCTTCAGTATACAAAAGTAGATGCTAATATGTTAGACACCCTATTGGAGGGGGAAGTAGGATATCCAACTCCAAAAGTGGCGGTAAGAGCAGTTGTGTTTCAGGAAAATAAAATATTAATGGTGCAAGAAGAACAAGATGGGCTATGGTCTCTTCCTGGAGGATGGGCAGACATTGGATTAAGCCCGCGTGAAGTTGTTGTAAAAGAAGTGAAAGAAGAAGCAGGGATTGAGGTAGAACCTGTACGTCTTCTTGCCATTTTTGATCAGCATCATCACGATCACCCACCATCATTTTTCCACATTTACAATCTCTATCTTCTTTGTGAGGTAAAAGGCGGAGAGCTTAAAGCAGGGATGGAAACACTTGATGTTCAATATTGTGAGCAAGAAAATTTGCCGCCGCTTTCTGTCAAACGTGTGACAAAGGCCCAAATCGACACCTTTTTCCGGTTTCTTGAAAATCCTAATATGGAGACGATTGTTGATTAA
- the cls gene encoding cardiolipin synthase has protein sequence MEVNDFFAGIMPPYVPTVLLVLNILLAMAIVFLERRNITATWAWVMILGFIPIVGFILYLIFGQNLSKRKIFTWDKKSKEYIKKIVANQRELLQSHMFDFHNPINKKHQHLIAMLLNNDRAIFTQDNEVDLFIDGREKFDSLFQDLENAKHHIHMLYYILRSDELGTKLGNLLIKKAKEGVKIRLLYDDMGSRGLSRKLVKSIRAAGGEVEAFFPARFPLVNLRLNYRNHRKLVIIDGSIGYIGGFNVGDEYLGLNEKFGYWRDTHLRVKGEAVHHIQSRFILDWNQASKHDISFKGHYYPPVSPRGDVGVQIVSSGPDSQWEQIKNGYIKLILSAERYIYIQTPYFIPDDSLLDALRIAALSGVKVKIMIPDKPDHPFVYWATYSYIGELLKAGADVYIYENGFLHAKTIVIDDEIASVGTANIDVRSFRLNFEVNAFLYHYKTAMKLAAIFEDDMLKSKKLTREIYDQRSYYIRFKESISRLLSPIL, from the coding sequence ATGGAAGTAAACGATTTCTTTGCCGGGATCATGCCTCCTTATGTCCCAACAGTGCTGCTTGTTCTAAATATTTTGCTTGCAATGGCAATTGTCTTTTTAGAACGACGCAACATTACAGCAACATGGGCATGGGTTATGATATTAGGGTTTATCCCAATTGTTGGATTTATTTTATATTTAATATTTGGTCAAAATTTAAGCAAAAGAAAGATTTTTACTTGGGATAAAAAAAGTAAGGAATATATTAAGAAAATCGTTGCAAATCAGCGCGAACTTCTTCAATCACATATGTTTGATTTCCATAATCCCATCAATAAAAAGCACCAGCATTTAATTGCAATGCTTTTAAATAACGATCGCGCTATTTTCACTCAGGATAATGAAGTTGATCTTTTTATTGACGGAAGGGAGAAATTTGACTCTCTTTTTCAAGACCTTGAAAACGCGAAACATCATATTCATATGCTGTACTACATTTTGAGATCAGACGAGCTTGGGACTAAACTTGGGAATTTGCTTATTAAAAAAGCGAAAGAGGGAGTTAAAATAAGGCTTCTTTATGACGATATGGGTTCTAGAGGACTCAGTCGGAAGCTTGTCAAAAGCATTCGAGCAGCAGGGGGAGAAGTTGAAGCATTTTTCCCGGCTCGCTTTCCACTCGTTAACCTCCGCTTAAATTACCGCAATCACCGAAAGCTTGTGATTATTGACGGAAGCATTGGATATATTGGTGGATTCAACGTTGGAGATGAGTATTTGGGACTAAATGAAAAGTTTGGATATTGGAGAGATACGCATTTACGTGTCAAAGGTGAAGCTGTTCACCATATTCAAAGCCGCTTTATTTTAGATTGGAATCAAGCTTCAAAACACGATATTTCTTTTAAGGGACATTATTATCCTCCAGTTTCTCCAAGAGGAGATGTCGGCGTTCAAATTGTTTCAAGCGGTCCTGATTCTCAATGGGAACAAATAAAAAACGGCTATATTAAACTGATTTTGTCAGCGGAGCGCTATATTTATATTCAAACTCCTTACTTTATTCCTGATGATAGTTTACTTGATGCACTTCGAATTGCGGCTCTTTCAGGTGTGAAAGTAAAAATTATGATTCCAGACAAACCTGATCACCCTTTTGTATATTGGGCAACATATTCTTATATTGGAGAGCTTTTAAAAGCAGGAGCAGATGTTTATATTTATGAAAATGGCTTTCTTCATGCAAAAACTATTGTTATTGATGATGAGATTGCTTCAGTCGGCACGGCCAATATTGATGTAAGAAGCTTTCGTCTAAACTTTGAAGTAAATGCTTTTCTTTATCATTACAAAACTGCTATGAAGCTTGCCGCAATCTTCGAAGATGACATGCTAAAATCAAAGAAACTGACTCGTGAGATTTATGATCAGCGCTCCTATTATATCCGCTTTAAAGAATCGATTTCGCGCTTATTATCACCTATATTATAA
- a CDS encoding LemA family protein, which translates to MKKWGLWVVLGVIVLLAIFSFSSYNGLVTQEQKVDTSWAQVENQLKRRSDLIPNLVETVKGYASQEKEVIQSVTDARAQLAGANTPKEYANADENLNGALNRLLVVVENYPNLKSNENFRSLMDTLEGTENRLAVARRDYNESVETYNLKVRRFPGNIMANIFGFSKKSYYEVSEKDQENPQVDFGSGSE; encoded by the coding sequence GTGAAAAAATGGGGACTTTGGGTTGTTCTTGGTGTCATTGTACTGCTTGCAATCTTTTCGTTTAGTTCATATAACGGTCTTGTCACACAGGAACAAAAAGTAGATACGTCATGGGCACAAGTAGAAAATCAGCTAAAACGTCGCTCGGATTTAATTCCTAACCTAGTTGAAACTGTAAAAGGATATGCAAGCCAAGAAAAAGAAGTCATTCAATCTGTAACAGATGCTCGCGCCCAGCTTGCGGGGGCAAATACTCCAAAGGAATATGCAAACGCAGATGAGAACTTGAACGGAGCGTTAAATCGTCTTCTCGTCGTTGTTGAAAACTATCCAAATCTTAAATCAAACGAGAATTTTAGAAGTTTAATGGACACGCTTGAAGGAACAGAGAATCGTTTAGCTGTTGCTCGCCGTGATTACAACGAAAGTGTCGAAACATACAACTTAAAAGTTCGACGTTTCCCAGGAAACATTATGGCTAATATTTTTGGATTTTCAAAAAAATCGTATTATGAAGTAAGTGAGAAAGATCAAGAAAATCCTCAAGTAGACTTTGGGAGTGGAAGCGAATGA
- a CDS encoding TPM domain-containing protein, translating into MSLSRFFMFLCFFTLFLCPFSANAKAPTPVGDIYVQDFAKLLTTEEAEELKQMGRSLQQRTKAQIAVLTVSSTEEKTIEEYGIEAFRQYKLGDRKLNNGILLLVVKGSEQREVRIEVGYGLEGAIPDSKAGAILDEFTLPYFKQGKYGKGIVETYRVLYAETAKEYGVETKWEGKTATPAKKEASSGQEMNPFVVIIIGIILILLIVIDVKFFGGFLTNLLLQLLFLFRGGGGGGNIGGGGGSAGGGGASRKW; encoded by the coding sequence ATGAGCCTCTCCCGTTTTTTTATGTTTCTCTGTTTTTTTACTCTATTTCTTTGTCCTTTTTCAGCGAATGCTAAAGCTCCGACACCAGTTGGTGATATTTATGTTCAGGATTTTGCAAAGCTCCTAACAACAGAGGAAGCTGAGGAATTGAAGCAAATGGGGAGAAGTCTTCAACAAAGAACAAAAGCTCAAATTGCGGTTTTAACGGTCTCTTCCACAGAGGAAAAGACAATTGAAGAGTACGGAATTGAAGCATTTAGACAGTATAAGCTAGGTGACAGGAAGCTTAACAATGGTATTCTTCTTCTTGTTGTAAAAGGCAGTGAACAAAGAGAAGTTCGCATTGAAGTTGGATATGGTCTTGAGGGAGCAATACCGGATTCTAAAGCAGGAGCTATTTTGGATGAATTTACTCTTCCTTATTTTAAACAAGGGAAGTATGGAAAAGGAATTGTTGAAACATATCGCGTTCTTTATGCGGAAACAGCTAAAGAATACGGAGTGGAAACAAAATGGGAAGGAAAAACAGCCACACCAGCTAAAAAGGAAGCTTCTTCAGGACAAGAAATGAATCCATTTGTTGTAATTATTATCGGTATTATCTTAATTCTTCTTATTGTGATTGATGTAAAGTTTTTTGGTGGCTTTCTTACAAACTTATTGCTTCAGCTTCTTTTTCTCTTTCGAGGAGGTGGAGGTGGAGGCAATATCGGTGGCGGAGGTGGAAGCGCTGGTGGTGGGGGAGCAAGCCGGAAATGGTAG
- a CDS encoding diacylglycerol/lipid kinase family protein, whose amino-acid sequence MMSAALILNPNAGNGKIKKELQHIKEIIESTYAPLSVYETKREGDGARLVKELESKVDLIIGAGGDGTIHELINAMCKLETRPLFAVLPGGTCNDFSRGIGMDQNIIKAAQQIATGRVEKVDIGKSEHQYFSNFWGIGLINEVSENIEEDSKARFGKLSYYMSTAKTITNIEPFYVEIEGDGEEFKGEAVMVVVGNGAFTGGLRPFFPKNHLQDSCLDVLVVTESNVQTFWKLFLSNFSDEKVIQEESILKFQAKHVKVTTSPAQKIDCDGERKYYTPDSINVLPRFLEVIVGNF is encoded by the coding sequence ATGATGTCAGCAGCACTGATTTTAAATCCTAATGCAGGCAATGGAAAAATAAAAAAAGAGTTACAACATATAAAAGAAATTATAGAAAGCACGTATGCTCCACTTTCTGTTTATGAAACAAAACGGGAAGGAGATGGCGCTCGTTTAGTAAAAGAGCTTGAAAGTAAAGTTGATTTAATTATTGGAGCAGGGGGGGATGGAACGATTCACGAGCTCATTAATGCTATGTGTAAGTTAGAAACAAGACCTTTATTTGCAGTGCTTCCAGGAGGAACATGTAACGATTTTTCACGAGGTATTGGAATGGATCAAAATATTATCAAAGCAGCACAGCAAATTGCAACAGGAAGAGTTGAAAAAGTAGACATTGGGAAGAGTGAGCATCAATACTTTTCAAACTTTTGGGGAATTGGGCTTATTAATGAAGTATCAGAAAACATTGAGGAAGATTCAAAAGCTCGTTTTGGTAAACTCTCTTATTATATGAGTACAGCTAAAACGATTACGAATATTGAACCTTTCTACGTAGAAATAGAAGGTGATGGAGAGGAGTTTAAAGGAGAGGCTGTTATGGTTGTAGTAGGAAACGGGGCTTTTACAGGAGGGCTAAGACCTTTTTTTCCGAAAAACCATCTCCAAGATTCTTGTTTGGATGTGCTTGTTGTGACGGAATCTAACGTACAGACGTTTTGGAAGCTTTTTCTCTCAAATTTTTCAGATGAGAAAGTTATTCAAGAGGAAAGTATTCTTAAATTTCAAGCTAAGCATGTTAAAGTAACCACATCACCAGCACAAAAAATTGACTGTGATGGCGAGCGCAAATATTATACCCCGGATTCTATTAACGTTTTACCACGATTTCTAGAAGTGATTGTAGGAAATTTCTAA
- a CDS encoding nucleotide sugar dehydrogenase: MHNDKKKIAVVGLGFVGLPLSMLLLSKGFMVVGIDLDENKIRSLNNGKSYISDISDKSVEESMKSKRFSVSSSYKNVEEADAIIICVPTPLKEEYAPNLIYIEKAAEALKAHLQKGQLVVLESSTFPGTTREILQPLLEESGLEAGKDFHLAYSPERVDPGNVQFSLGDIPKVIGGITSDCQEVACDLYSKIYQTVVPVSSPEIAELTKLLENTYRFINISFINEMAMLCDQINIDVWEVIAAASTKPYGFAPFYPGPGISGHCIPVDPLYLQFKAKEKGITSNFIELSTSTNEKIVQYIVERTLEIVGKEPGETSVLLYGLTYKRDVPDVRDSKAVEVMEYLLEKGVNVTYHDPHFERIMINGEVHHSVSLLDKELSESDCVVILTDHSVLPKEQILEKANLIFDTRGVLQDAKGKAKVVELGGGTAFFKR, encoded by the coding sequence ATGCATAATGATAAGAAGAAAATAGCTGTAGTAGGGTTAGGATTTGTTGGATTACCTCTATCTATGTTGCTATTATCAAAAGGATTTATGGTTGTTGGAATTGACTTAGATGAAAATAAAATTCGCTCTTTAAACAATGGAAAAAGCTATATTTCAGATATTAGTGACAAGAGTGTAGAAGAAAGTATGAAATCAAAACGATTTTCTGTTTCTTCTAGCTATAAAAATGTAGAGGAAGCAGATGCAATCATTATCTGTGTTCCAACTCCTCTTAAGGAAGAATATGCCCCAAATCTTATTTATATCGAGAAAGCTGCAGAGGCGTTGAAAGCTCATCTTCAAAAAGGTCAGCTTGTTGTTCTCGAGAGCTCTACGTTTCCAGGAACAACAAGAGAGATTCTTCAACCTCTTTTAGAAGAAAGTGGGCTTGAAGCAGGAAAAGACTTTCATTTAGCATATTCTCCAGAACGCGTTGACCCTGGGAATGTTCAATTTTCACTTGGAGATATTCCGAAAGTAATTGGAGGCATTACTTCAGATTGTCAGGAAGTTGCTTGTGATTTATATTCAAAGATTTATCAAACGGTTGTCCCTGTTTCCTCGCCTGAAATAGCTGAGCTTACAAAGCTTTTAGAAAACACGTATCGATTTATCAACATTTCTTTTATTAATGAAATGGCGATGCTTTGTGACCAAATTAACATTGATGTATGGGAAGTGATTGCGGCTGCAAGCACAAAGCCATATGGATTCGCGCCTTTTTATCCAGGTCCAGGCATTAGCGGACACTGCATTCCTGTAGATCCTCTCTATTTGCAATTTAAAGCAAAAGAAAAAGGAATTACTAGCAACTTCATTGAGTTGTCAACTTCTACAAATGAAAAAATTGTTCAGTATATTGTTGAAAGAACATTAGAAATAGTAGGAAAAGAACCTGGAGAAACAAGCGTTTTACTCTATGGATTAACATATAAAAGAGATGTACCAGATGTGCGAGATTCAAAAGCTGTAGAAGTGATGGAATATCTTCTTGAAAAAGGGGTTAATGTAACTTATCATGATCCACACTTTGAGCGTATTATGATCAATGGAGAGGTTCACCATAGTGTCTCACTACTTGACAAAGAGTTAAGTGAAAGCGACTGTGTGGTAATTTTAACAGATCATAGCGTGCTGCCAAAAGAGCAGATTTTAGAAAAAGCAAACCTTATTTTTGACACGCGTGGAGTGCTCCAAGACGCAAAAGGAAAAGCTAAAGTAGTTGAGCTTGGTGGAGGAACAGCTTTCTTTAAGAGGTAA
- a CDS encoding TraR/DksA C4-type zinc finger protein, producing the protein MALTKEQEMHLKEMLLNMKKYKTERVEERPKEDLQESTGELTNGVDNHLADIATEQYERERDETIREVDERLIQQVDEALQRMEDGTYGICVDTGEEIPYERLKANPYAKRTAKAQERFEKGQPSQKADRATQPSRRIDEEKTLTVDSLKKEQDAF; encoded by the coding sequence ATGGCTTTAACAAAAGAACAAGAAATGCATTTAAAAGAAATGCTTTTAAATATGAAAAAATATAAAACAGAGCGAGTAGAAGAAAGGCCAAAAGAAGATTTACAAGAATCAACAGGTGAATTAACGAACGGAGTTGACAATCATCTAGCAGACATTGCGACAGAGCAATATGAGCGTGAACGAGATGAGACGATTCGGGAAGTTGATGAACGCTTAATTCAACAAGTAGATGAAGCATTACAGCGTATGGAAGATGGAACATACGGTATTTGCGTAGATACTGGCGAAGAAATTCCATATGAACGCTTAAAAGCTAATCCTTATGCAAAACGAACAGCTAAAGCACAGGAGAGGTTTGAAAAAGGACAGCCTTCTCAAAAAGCAGACCGAGCGACACAGCCAAGTCGACGCATTGATGAAGAAAAGACTTTAACCGTTGACTCATTAAAAAAAGAACAGGATGCTTTCTAG
- a CDS encoding MurR/RpiR family transcriptional regulator: protein MSLLQQIKEGKKGFTKSEEKIAGYILNNVEEIPTLTTKELSLRCKVSEASIVRFCRTIGLKGYKTFKMSLVRELSGNDYINEVSRIHKDDLPLQLFMKVTNASRKALDMAESSLDRKVFERVIEKCVGANRIFFFGVGGSAVSAMDATYKFSKLGYPSLVSYDFHMAINLITSMEKKDLFVGISTSGKTKEVVELARLAKKRGICVVAITKLEKTPLYKTADFPLCIPDVEQDYRIGSIASRTSQLNIVDALYINVFNRLSDDILQKFHETREAVINLRR, encoded by the coding sequence TTGAGCTTATTACAACAAATCAAAGAAGGTAAAAAAGGGTTTACAAAGTCAGAAGAAAAGATTGCTGGGTATATTTTAAATAATGTTGAAGAAATTCCAACTCTAACAACAAAAGAGCTTTCTCTTCGTTGTAAGGTAAGTGAAGCTAGCATTGTTCGTTTTTGTAGGACAATAGGGCTTAAAGGTTATAAAACATTTAAGATGTCTTTGGTGCGTGAACTCAGTGGAAACGATTATATTAACGAAGTGTCGAGAATTCATAAGGATGATCTTCCGTTGCAACTTTTTATGAAAGTAACGAATGCTAGTCGAAAAGCGCTTGATATGGCGGAAAGTTCTCTTGATAGAAAGGTATTTGAACGTGTTATTGAGAAATGTGTAGGAGCAAATCGAATCTTTTTTTTCGGTGTTGGTGGATCTGCTGTAAGTGCTATGGATGCTACATATAAGTTTTCAAAGCTTGGCTATCCTTCTTTAGTTTCATACGATTTTCATATGGCTATCAATTTAATTACAAGCATGGAGAAAAAAGATCTTTTTGTCGGAATCTCCACATCTGGAAAAACAAAAGAAGTAGTCGAACTAGCCCGACTAGCCAAGAAACGAGGGATATGTGTCGTAGCTATTACAAAACTTGAAAAAACGCCGCTTTATAAAACAGCAGATTTTCCGCTTTGTATTCCAGATGTTGAACAAGATTACCGAATTGGAAGTATTGCTTCCAGAACTTCCCAGCTTAACATTGTCGATGCCCTGTATATTAATGTTTTTAATCGTCTTAGCGATGATATTTTACAAAAGTTTCATGAAACAAGAGAAGCCGTCATAAATTTAAGAAGGTAG